From the genome of Vicia villosa cultivar HV-30 ecotype Madison, WI linkage group LG2, Vvil1.0, whole genome shotgun sequence, one region includes:
- the LOC131651728 gene encoding putative pentatricopeptide repeat-containing protein At1g12700, mitochondrial: protein MSRFVSYSNFLSSSHSHSPFRVFSHSLHRFIPNNVNVDDAVLSFHRMLTMRSTPSILEFNKILGSLARTNNHYATAISLFHQLELNQVKPCIITLNTLINCYCHTRQMGFGFSILAKILKIGYQPDTITLNTLIKGLCLNGKVHEALHFHDHVVAHGLRLDRISYRTLINGLCKMGETRAAMKMLRQIDGKLVNVDVEMYNMIIDSLCKGKFVTEAYELYSEMIAKKISPDVVTFNALIYEFCIVGQLREAFGLFHEMVSKNINPDDYTYNILVDALCKGGNVKEAKKMFAVMMRKGVTPDVVTYNSLIDGYFLVNEVNKAINIFYTLARRGVAPTVRSYNIIINGLCKSKMVGEAINLFKEMGSNNIIPNLMTYNLLIDGLCKSGRISYAWELVHEMQENGQPTDIFTYNSLIHALCKNHHVDKAIALVKKFKDQGIQPNMCTYNILIDGLCKGGQLKNAQDVFKDLLIKGYSLDIQTYNIMINGLCREGLFDEVEALFSKMEYSGIIPDAITYETIIRALFDKNENEKAEKLLREMITRGLLEE, encoded by the coding sequence ATGTCGAGGTTCGTTTCTTACTCCAATTTTCTATCTTCCTCTCACTCACACTCTCCGTTTAGGGTTTTCTCTCACTCTCTCCATCGATTCATTCCCAATAATGTTAATGTCGATGATGCCGTTCTCTCATTCCACCGCATGCTAACAATGCGTTCTACGCCATCCATTCTTGAATTTAACAAGATTTTAGGTTCCCTTGCTAGGACTAACAATCATTACGCCACTGCCATTTCCCTTTTTCACCAATTGGAACTCAACCAAGTTAAACCATGTATTATTACTTTAAACACTCTCATCAATTGTTATTGCCACACTCGTCAGATGGGTTTTGGCTTTTCTATATTAGCTAAGATTCTCAAAATTGGCTATCAGCCTGATACCATAACTTTGAATACTCTTATCAAAGGTTTGTGTCTTAACGGAAAGGTTCATGAAGCTCTTCACTTTCATGACCATGTGGTTGCACATGGATTAAGGCTGGACCGAATTAGTTATCGTACGTTAATCAACGGGTTGTGTAAAATGGGGGAAACAAGAGCCGCCATGAAAATGTTGAGACAAATTGATGGGAAGTTGGTCAATGTGGATGTGGAAATGTACAACATGATAATTGATAGTTTATGTAAAGGTAAGTTTGTAACGGAAGCCTATGAGTTATATTCTGAAatgattgcaaagaaaatttctcccGATGTTGTCACTTTCAACGCTCTTATTTATGAATTTTGCATTGTTGGTCAATTGAGAGAAGCATTTGGCTTGTTCCATGAAATGGTATCAAAAAACATCAACCCAGATGATTATACCTATAACATATTGGTTGATGCTCTTTGTAAGGGAGGAAATGTGAAAGAAGCTAAGAAAATGTTTGCCGTGATGATGAGAAAAGGTGTAACACCTGATGTTGTTACATACAATTCATTAATCGATGGGTATTTCCTAGTTAATGAAGTGAACAAGGCCATAAACATATTCTATACTCTGGCTCGAAGGGGAGTGGCTCCTACTGTTCGTTCTTATAATATAATAATCAATGGATTATGCAAGAGTAAAATGGTGGGTGAGGCCATCAATCTCTTCAAAGAAATGGGTAGCAACAATATTATTCCTAATCTGATGACTTACAATCTCCTTATTGATGGCTTGTGCAAATCAGGGAGAATCTCCTATGCTTGGGAGCTTGTTCATGAGATGCAAGAGAATGGTCAACCAACCGATATATTCACTTACAATTCTTTAATACATGCTCTATGCAAAAACCATCATGTTGACAAAGCTATTGCATTAGTCAAGAAATTTAAAGACCAGGGCATTCAACCTAATATGTGCACATACAATATACTTATAGATGGGCTATGCAAAGGAGGACAACTTAAGAACGCACAAGATGTTTTTAAGGATCTTTTGATTAAGGGTTATAGTTTAGATATCCAAACGTATAATATTATGATCAATGGACTTTGTAGAGAGGGCTTGTTTGATGAAGTAGAGGCCTTGTTCTCCAAAATGGAATACAGTGGTATCATTCCTGATGCTATAACTTACGAAACTATTATCCGTGCTCTCTTTGataaaaatgagaatgaaaaggCAGAGAAACTTCTCCGTGAAATGATTACTAGAGGTCTTCTTGAAGAGTAA